TGTTCCAGTCATTGTGTAAGGTGATGCCGCTGCGCCCGCTGGGGATGGCGGCGATGAGCAGCTTGCCGCCGGCGTTTTCGTCGACCGCCGAGGCGATCAGCATTTCCGAGTCGCTGGCGCCGGAGCAGAAACTCTTCTTGCCCGAGAATTCGCGCCAGCCACCGAAGTCTTTGACCACGGTGCGCGTATCCAAGGGGTTGAGGGCGTTGCCCCAGAACCAGTTTTTGCGTGCGGTTTGTTCGAACCAGGGTTGCCATTGGTCGGGGCGCGAAAACAGGCGCACGGTGGCGAGCATCAGGTGGTGGAAGCCGAAGACATGGGCGATGGAACTGTCGACCTTGGCTAATTCGCGCACGATGCCCAGGGTTTCGCTCCAGCGCGCGCCGAGGCCGCCATATTGGGTGGGAATGCTCAGGGCCAGCAGGCCGCTGTGGCGCAGGGCATCGCGTTCGGCCTTGGGGGTGCCACCGCGCTCGTCGCGTTCGACGGCGCTGAGGGCGAACTCGGCGGCCAGCAGTTTGGCGGTCTGCATCGGGGATGGCAGGACGCTGTGAGGTTTGGCTGTCACGCGGTGTTCCTCAAATGTCTATGTGGCAATGAGGCTGAATGTGGAGCGGGCTTGTTCGCCCCACTTAGAGCCGATCTCACTGAACTCAGGCCTTGGTCGTCGGCAACACATCGTTGGCAATCATTTCGCCGAACGGGCCAGTGAGGTTGGTGATGCCACGCCCGGCGAGGCTGGCGTAAGGTTCCGGCAGCAGCGGGAACACCAGCTCGGCAAAGCGGTAGGCCTCTTCCAGATGCGGGTAGCCGGAGAAGATGAAGCTCTCGATGCCCAGGTCGGCGTATTCCTTGATGCGCGCGGCCACTTGTTGCGGGCTGCCCACCAGCGCGGTGCCCGCGCCGCCGCGCACCAGCCCGACCCCGGCCCACAGGTTGGGGGCGATTTCCAGGTTGTCGCGGCGCCCATCATGCAGGGCCGCCATGCGGCGCTGGCCTTCGGAATCAAAACGCGAGAAGGATTTTTGCGCGGCGGCGATGGTTTCGTCGCTGATGTGCTCTATCAGTTTTTCGGCGGCTTTCCATGCGTCCTCTTCGGTTTCGCGCACGATTACATGCAGGCGAATGCCGAACTTCACCGTACGCCCGTGACGAGCGGCGCGTTCACGCACATCCGCGAGTTTTTCCGCGACGGCGGCGGGGGGCTCGCCCCAGGTCAGGTAGACGTCCACCTGTTCGGCGGCGAGGTCATGGGCGGCGTCGGACGAACCGCCGAAGTACAGCGGTGGGTAAGGTTTTTGCACCGGAGGGTAAAGCGCCTTGGCGTTCTGTACGCGCAGGTGTTTGCCTTCGAAATCCACCGATTCGCCCTGCAAAACGCGGCGCCAGATCTTCAGGAACTCGTCGGAGACTTCGTAGCGTTCGCTGTGGTCGAGGAAGCTGCCGTCGCCACGGTTCTCGTCGGGGTCACCGCCGGTGACGACATTGATCAGCAAGCGGCCGTTGGACAGGCGATCCAGAGTGGCGGCCATGCGCGCGGAAACCGTGGGCGAGATGATGCCTGGACGAATCGCCACCAGGTAGCGCAGGCGTTCTGTCAGTGGTACCAGCGCCGAGGCGATGACCCAGGAGTCTTCGCACGAGCGTCCGGTAGGAATCAACACGCCGTGATAACCCAGGCTGTCAGCCGCCTGGGCGACTTGTTTCAGGTAATTGAGGGTAACGGGCCGTGCACCTTGGGTGGTGCCCAAGTAATGGCCGTCGCCATGTGTCGGTAAAAACCAGAAAACATCCATGACCAATCCTTAAGCGATTTTCAGC
This region of Pseudomonas asgharzadehiana genomic DNA includes:
- the ssuD gene encoding FMNH2-dependent alkanesulfonate monooxygenase, whose translation is MDVFWFLPTHGDGHYLGTTQGARPVTLNYLKQVAQAADSLGYHGVLIPTGRSCEDSWVIASALVPLTERLRYLVAIRPGIISPTVSARMAATLDRLSNGRLLINVVTGGDPDENRGDGSFLDHSERYEVSDEFLKIWRRVLQGESVDFEGKHLRVQNAKALYPPVQKPYPPLYFGGSSDAAHDLAAEQVDVYLTWGEPPAAVAEKLADVRERAARHGRTVKFGIRLHVIVRETEEDAWKAAEKLIEHISDETIAAAQKSFSRFDSEGQRRMAALHDGRRDNLEIAPNLWAGVGLVRGGAGTALVGSPQQVAARIKEYADLGIESFIFSGYPHLEEAYRFAELVFPLLPEPYASLAGRGITNLTGPFGEMIANDVLPTTKA